From Scylla paramamosain isolate STU-SP2022 unplaced genomic scaffold, ASM3559412v1 Contig3, whole genome shotgun sequence, a single genomic window includes:
- the LOC135096227 gene encoding disintegrin and metalloproteinase domain-containing protein adm-2-like, with protein MCSYLPSLLPISPSQKHSKFNFFHHLDTQTNPNLYRPLGIIIVLTHLEVWSREDKVKIVNQNSTQTLQNFQTYLATFKADAPNTPVDNLQLLTGVDFENNTVGKATVAGMCGPASVGVSMDSATNSFLDTAEVMAHEMGHNFGLNHVDEVEGCECETHQCIMRSTGIGKDWNECSRKNITRLLPTVSLECLVNEPSVLPVWESGGGNCGNWVMEEGEECDCGPKRYCDNPCCDPETCKRVGNASCATGPCCNVKTCQPLSSLSVCRPALSECDLPEYCNGLGEDCVEDSYVRDGTACEWGQGYCYKGKCGSPASRCKQVWGEEATVCPAERVKKMNRLGHLSANCGFINKPEEKVRACDERDAECGSLHCRTPEKASLGPYFYRTKWQSSEDCRSVHANKSYPESAWLVPDGTPCGDGEMCVAQRCVSRPWPLSAIIFLLVVIAFLILVFLLWDHIRYCWERRGGRHTCITHCYYCGTCLDHTCCPCMNKINRLFLSVIPVVKCPSLKLAPKRTNGQANGAVVGAAGAVDAVEGVEGVEGQRTPHNPPGIEADADFDVSVGRLEFLGSEVKGVSFTPVSPPSHAPGSAPGTPLVATPLLHPSIQSAPPHHAPFGPQGDLNKGNFGISTQNFDNPLSYLPHPPPSASPQNHPR; from the exons ATgtg CAGCTATCTCCCATCacttctccccatctccccatcacaaaaacactcaaaattcaactTTTTCCACCATTTAGACACTCAAACTAACCCAAAC ctgtaCAGGCCGCTGGGGATCATCATAGTGCTAACCCACCTGGAGGTATGGTCGAGAGAGGACAAAGTAAAGATCGTCAACCAAAATTCTACTCAAACTCTACAAAATTTCCAAACTTACCTAGCTACATTTAAGGCAGATGCTCCAAACACACCTGTCGACAACCTGCAACTCCTGACAGGTGTGGACTTTGAGAATAACACGGTTGGAAAGGCCACAGTTGCCGggatgtgtgg GCCAGCCTCAGTGGGCGTGTCAATGGACTCTGCAACCAACTCCTTTCTGGACACCGCTGAAGTTATGGCACACGAGATGGGGCACAATTTTGGCCTCAATCACGTGGATGAGGTGGAAGGCTGTGAGTGTGAGACCCACCAGTGCATCATGAGGTCCACAGGCAttgg GAAGGACTGGAATGAATGcagcagaaaaaacattacccgACTGTTGCCGACTGTGTCTCTCGAGTGTCTTGTAAACGAACCCTCAGTTTTACCTGTTTGGGAGAGCGGGGGAGGTAACTGTGGCAActgggtgatggaggaaggggaggaatgtgACTGTGGCCCCAAGAGGTACTGTGATAACCCCTGCTGTGACCCTGAGACCTGTAAACGTGTTGGAAACGCTTCATGTGCCACGGGTCCCTGTTGCAATGTGAAG ACCTGCCAGCCCCTCTCCTCGCTGTCTGTCTGCCGCCCAGCCCTCTCAGAGTGTGACCTGCCAGAATACTGCAATGGATTGGGTGAGGACTGCGTTGAAGACTCGTACGTCAGAGATGGCACAGCTTGTGAATGGggacag ggttaCTGCTACAAGGGGAAGTGTGGGAGCCCAGCCAGCAGATGTAAGCAGGTGTGGGGTGAGGAAGCGACAGTCTGTCCTGctgaaagggtgaaaaaaatgaatcGCTTGGGTCACCTGAGTGCAAATTGTGGTTTTATCAATAAGCCGGAGGAGAAAGTGCGGGCCTGCGATgaaag AGATGCCGAGTGTGGGAGTCTTCATTGCCGGACCCCCGAGAAGGCCTCTCTTGGCCCGTACTTTTACCGGACTAAGTGGCAAAGTTCGGAAGACTGTCGATCTGTCCACGCCAACAAAAGTTACCCGGAAAGTGCGTGGCTGGTGCCTGATGGGACCCCCTGTGGTGATGGGGAG ATGTGTGTGGCCCAGCGATGTGTGTCCAGACCATGGCCTCTTTCCGCTATCATCTTCTTACTTGTGGTTATCGCCTTTCttatccttgtcttcctcctctgggACCACATCCGCTACTGCTGGGAGAGGCGGGGGGGGCGCCACACCTGCATCAcacactgctactactgcgGCACCTGTCTGGACCACACCTGCTGCCCCTGCATGAACAAAATTAATCGtttattcctgtctgtcatCCCTGTTGTCAAGTGTCCGAGTCTAAAATTGGCCCCAAAACGGACGAACGGGCAGGCTAATGGGGCTGTGGTGGGGGCTGCGGGTGCGGTGGATGctgtggagggggtggagggggtagAGGGCCAGCGGACACCCCACAATCCACCAGGAATCGAAGCGGACGCGGATTTTGATGTCAGTGTTGGGAGACTGGAGTTTCTGGGATCTGAGGTGAAAGGGGTGAGCTTTACCCCAGTTTCACCCCCTTCCCACGCACCGGGGAGCGCGCCGGGCACCCCACTGGTAGCCACACCCCTCCTGCACCCCTCCATCCAGTCTGCACCCCCGCATCACGCCCCGTTTGGCCCACAGGGAGATTTAAACAAGGGTAACTTTGGCATTTCAACGCAAAATTTTGACAATCCTTTATCTtatctcccccacccccctccctccgcctcccccCAGAATCACCCCCGCTAG